One Arachis hypogaea cultivar Tifrunner chromosome 2, arahy.Tifrunner.gnm2.J5K5, whole genome shotgun sequence genomic window, agaaatggcttagaggatggaaaggaagcatgcaaaagtggaaggaacacaagaaattgaaattttgagaAGTTGgtatcaacgcgtacgcgtggacgacgcgtacacgtgattgGTGCAGGagacaagtgacgcgtacgcgtgaccaagaaTTTGTAGAGCGTCATGTGCtgcaattgcagaaaatgctgggggcaatttctgggctgcttttgacccaattTCAGGCCCaaaaatactgattagaggctgcaAAGTGAGGCTGGATGGGGAATCAATCATtcacttttcattattcatattagttaggtttagatgtaggtttctagagagagaggctctctcttctctctaggttttagggctttttggtttatttcttctcaaattcaggttcaatgttcctttaattcagttttctcttacttttatttgtttaatcactttagttcatcttcttctcttgttaattttcttttttcgccatttttataTTTATGAGCTCTTGTTACGTTTGATtccttttaatacaatttatgttttctatgtttattgttgctctctttaattgttagtcattgatgcttaCGATTCgctgtttagatttaatattccttgttagttctctatgtttttattttgtgccttccaagtgtttgataaaatgcttgggtggatttcaatttagatttttatgttcttaatttggattgatcaattagagactcttgaattatcaaagtctcttgttgaatggtaattgaagattgccggttagcttgaaTTTTACTAAATCTAGTTTCTTACTATGAGTTGACTagaacttgtgaacttaagttgattgtatgcacttaactttcctccattggttagagattaactaagtgaaggcaattcatATTTACtatcacaattgacgatgataatgaggatatgacttctaattttcaatccTTGCTAAAATCTTTCtcagttattagtttattttcttattatttacattccttgcttatcAAACTGAAAACCCCAAAAgctacaatctcataaccaataatacatacacatccctgcaatttcttgagagacgactcgaggtttgaatactttagttaattttattgggtttgtacttgggacaaacaatttaaatattgattgaggtttaattgtcggtttagaactatacttgcaacgcgatattttttgtgaaaatctttaccgacgatttttcTCCCATCactggctcaagaggagaagattaatgaaagatggaagagctacttctacgagttatttaatgaaggacatAAGACTCTTCCGAGTCTTGGTCGGTTATGCaaaagggaagaagatcaaaacttggACTACCATCGAAGATtttgagacttcgaggtaaaagaggctctaaagcagatgaaaaatggcagggcagtaggacctgataatatcccgattgagatTCGGAAGGGTCTTagaggaaaaggcatcaactggttaaccaagttttttaatgagattttaaagtCAAAGAAGATGTctaatgagtggagaaagagcaccttagtacctatctacaagaataagggtgATATATaaagttgcgaaaactatagagggatcaaactCATaagccataccatgaagttatgaaaaagggtgataaaatggaggttgagaaaagacacacaagtaacagagaaccaatttggatttatgctagGAAGATcttattaagaaggatgatggagaggtatcttAGTAAtaaaaagggatctacatatggtgtttattgatttggaaaaagcgtacgatatggtgccaagggaggtcttatggaaagttttagaaaagaggagagtaaggatcacatatattcgtgtaattaaagacatgtatgatggggccacaactagtgtgaagactcaaggtggtgtgatagAAGAATTTTCTATTgatataggattacaccagggatcatccttaagtccatatatTTTCTCATTAGCCttagaagtactcacagagcatatccaagagcttgtgccatggtgcatgctttttaccaatgatatcgtccttatgggagagtcaagggaagacctaaataagaagttagacttatagagagaagctctagaagtataTGGTCTGTGTATAAGCCATAGCAAGTCAGaatatatatggaatgtaagttcggtctgagaaggaaaaaccctaatataaaggtgaagattggagaaaacatcctacgaaaagttaaaagttttaaatatctTGGGTGTATCAtataggataatggagagattgaacaggatgtaaatcataggatccaagtaggttggtcaaaatggtggagtacatctggttttatatgcgacaaaaagtgcctttaaaacttaaaggtaaattctatcgcacagCTATAAAactggctatgctttatggtacggagtgttgggcggtcaaaggggagcacgaacataagctgagtgtgacagagatgaagatgttgagatggatgagtggtcatacgcaatTGGATAAAATAatgaacgaagatataagggaaagagttggagtagcacccattgtagaaaagatggtagaatcgcgtcTCAAGTGGTTTGGACATATGAAAAGAAGACTAACAGGACACTCAAAAagatggatgagatggaagatggacaaaggggtgaaaggtagaagaagatcTAAGAAGACCATTCATAAGGTGatcaaacaagatctacatgtaaaTGATCTCTCTGTAGACGTATACATGACAAAATTCAATGGTATCGTTTTATTTATATAGCTGACCCCATTTAATGGGATAATAttgtaaacgaaataaataaatataatataaattattaaatatgctataaattatttatttttaaaaaaatctccaTTTCTACGTAACACCATAATACAATATTACTGTAACACCATTTTTTTTGCTCTTAAATTAATTTCTGTAATAAATTCAAGGAATTAGATTAACTGATGTGCTTGTTATCCGGAAAtggattttttctatttttataacatttaagagaataaaatataattttttatctttaattttataaataggactaaaattaaataaaaaaaagaacaataaaaaataaaattttacactaaataccatccaatttttttttctaccGAAGAGATCCACTCTCCTTGCTACCCTAGCTGCAGGCTGCAGCCAGCTTAAAGTACGTCGCCACGTCACTGATCCCCAAAAAAACTATCCATAACATCATACGCGGAAAGTGTATCACCGTTGATAAAACAAATCAACGATCAGTAATTTCCGCAACCACAGGACAAGGATTACAATCTCGAAGCGTCCATTTTTCCCACATCCAACGGCCAAGAAACCTCTCTTTCTATTTCGAGACTCGAAAGTCGAAACACAAATCCTACTTGTGACTCACCTCCTCTGTATATATAACAagtaacaacatcaacaattcaagaAACAGCGCCATCGAAACTCCAACAACGTTCAAATAAATTCtttgtaaaaaagaaaaatcttttatCTAGTGTTTGAAGATGTCAGGTCGTGGAAAGGGAGGGAAGGGATTGGGAAAGGGAGGAGCGAAGAGGCACAGAAAGGTGCTTCGTGATAACATTCAGGGAATCACGAAACCCGCCATTCGCCGTTTGGCTCGCAGGGGAGGCGTCAAGAGAATCAGTGGCCTCATCTATGAGGAGACGCGTGGCGTCCTCAAGATCTTCTTGGAGAACGTCATTCGCGATGCCGTTACCTACACCGAGCATGCTCGCCGCAAAACCGTTACTGCCATGGATGTTGTTTATGCCCTCAAGAGGCAGGGAAGGACTCTCTACGGTTTCGGTGGTTGATTCGTTCTAGGGTTTAGTATTTGCTCCTGTTTGTAAATGTTTCATGGATTATTGAGCTCGATGAGGTGTAGTTTGGATCTAGAGGAAATGGAACTGATTACTTCTCTTGTTTTGGAAGTTGATGTTATTATTCTATATGAAATATTAACGTGAAGAGTTTAGCAATTCTGTTCTGTGTTGgtgctttaatttttatttttttatatttactgtTAATTCGTTCGCATTATGTTAGTAGTTCGAATTTGA contains:
- the LOC112741941 gene encoding histone H4, translated to MSGRGKGGKGLGKGGAKRHRKVLRDNIQGITKPAIRRLARRGGVKRISGLIYEETRGVLKIFLENVIRDAVTYTEHARRKTVTAMDVVYALKRQGRTLYGFGG